A stretch of the Pseudobacteriovorax antillogorgiicola genome encodes the following:
- a CDS encoding exo-beta-N-acetylmuramidase NamZ domain-containing protein: protein MKIGLEKLRDQPQLADQWGRCALLCNQASVTRDFKASWDVLRDMLGDRLVAFFGPQHGFHATLQDNMIESNHGTGPYGLPVYSLYSETREPTAEMLAGLDTIVIDIQIVGCRVYTFKYTIAGCLRAAKKHGKRVVVLDRSNPLGGVQVEGNVLDLSAKSFVGEFEIPLRHGLTPGEAAQLFNLGIGADLEVIAMDGWRPDSIWQQNPFRWVLTSPNLPTTESLYVYPATVMFEGTNVSEGRGTGLPFQFIGAPFLDRDSFTKRAQELYADSRGVYLRPADFQPTSQKWAGTPCSGLQIHVLDPLHIDTFRLGLSLVKAAIDVGGDKFQWSQPPYEYDYSNLPINLILGHLNADQWCRDFDGTMSGHWRSGLDQYLEKIQKILLYERDMQA from the coding sequence TTGAAAATTGGACTAGAAAAGCTGAGAGACCAACCTCAGCTTGCAGATCAATGGGGGCGTTGTGCGCTTCTTTGTAACCAGGCGTCTGTGACGAGAGATTTTAAAGCCTCCTGGGACGTGTTACGAGACATGCTAGGTGATCGCTTGGTAGCATTTTTCGGACCACAGCATGGCTTTCACGCCACTCTCCAGGACAATATGATTGAAAGCAATCACGGCACAGGGCCCTATGGCTTGCCAGTGTACTCTCTATATTCCGAGACAAGGGAGCCAACCGCTGAAATGCTGGCGGGCCTGGATACCATCGTCATCGATATTCAGATCGTTGGCTGTCGGGTCTATACTTTCAAGTATACGATTGCAGGCTGCCTCCGTGCTGCCAAAAAGCACGGTAAGCGGGTGGTTGTTTTGGATCGATCAAATCCCTTGGGTGGGGTGCAAGTTGAAGGAAATGTACTCGATCTGAGCGCGAAGTCGTTCGTGGGAGAATTCGAGATTCCCTTACGCCACGGTCTCACACCTGGTGAAGCAGCTCAATTGTTCAACTTGGGCATTGGTGCTGATCTGGAGGTGATTGCTATGGATGGGTGGCGCCCGGATAGCATATGGCAACAAAACCCCTTCCGATGGGTCTTGACGTCACCAAATCTTCCTACGACAGAGTCATTGTACGTATATCCTGCGACGGTGATGTTTGAGGGCACCAACGTATCAGAGGGGCGTGGCACAGGGCTACCGTTTCAGTTTATTGGCGCTCCTTTTCTGGATCGTGACTCATTCACCAAGAGGGCGCAGGAACTTTATGCTGATAGCCGGGGAGTTTATTTGCGGCCAGCGGACTTCCAGCCCACATCTCAAAAATGGGCTGGCACTCCTTGTTCTGGCTTGCAGATCCACGTTCTGGACCCGCTTCATATCGATACCTTTCGATTGGGGCTTAGTCTCGTAAAAGCTGCTATTGATGTCGGTGGTGACAAGTTTCAGTGGTCACAGCCACCCTACGAGTACGACTATAGTAATTTGCCGATTAATCTCATCTTGGGTCATTTGAATGCTGATCAGTGGTGCCGAGATTTCGATGGAACCATGAGTGGCCATTGGCGGTCTGGGCTTGATCAGTATCTCGAAAAGATTCAAAAGATTTTGCTCTACGAGCGCGATATGCAAGCCTAG
- a CDS encoding S41 family peptidase, with the protein MKLVAKIATLLTGVLLGVLVSLISTKVLEHHLLDKQMKLSALGTEPLSGLKQPSDADFSQDRIANAILVDSILTIIQNYYVDPDRALDNQSLIEGALLELNHYREVSVSDVDEGHRRVQIGKMVTEFSLESDYTFQRLLEDSIHLASFIGKSDLAKNEMFASSQSSNIGAFIYLNALLHSLDPHSGLLDQEEYRELKQGTEGSFGGLGVVVGIQNDVLTVIKPLPHSPAEKAGINGRDQITFINDKSTFGTSLQNLVHHMRGAPGTEVHLSLLRAGENAPRKIKIRREVIQVDSINAEVLKAGDYPVLYLTVDSFSSRTSEEIKEAISFYSREQGIKGITLDLRGNPGGLLDQAVKAADLFLHRGRIVSTSGRRPEVEVAYDDKDEFDLPVVILVDGETASASEILAGALQDNNRAIVIGQPTFGKGSVQTVFELPSNQALKLTIARYYSPSGKTIQNMGIMPDVWVQPIFAADRNLNLLGPGRYASERFLANTLSGAGYQEVPTPRYKFFYQRQSISGDYEKQLALGVFHELFAKNEVPLTEEKQRATYWLASASGYVNQENRVREDEVERYLQTKHRVNWVDTRHPVVEPLAIVTKLKSDSLVSVLEGRPLTVEWEVSNLGDHAVDRVSVFLRSENLEIPTQEQLLGTLKSGQTIRGEMILDLELPANPSPYSLFLGSSIEGWPVMKQQKELRVLVKTSHKPQLSFDISLVDEQGGHEDGILEPGEKAILEVSLLNESDIEAHDVKASLANLSGKQVEIPEKVSETIQTLGTGKNVVVRFPISVSEELISNDLHFGLTIDAEEYLVPLKRDHLLKAIPKRR; encoded by the coding sequence ATGAAATTAGTTGCCAAAATAGCTACGCTTCTTACCGGTGTCCTTCTCGGAGTCTTGGTCTCCCTGATATCGACAAAAGTGCTGGAACACCATCTGCTCGACAAGCAGATGAAGCTGTCTGCTTTGGGCACCGAGCCTTTATCAGGTCTTAAGCAGCCGTCTGATGCCGATTTTAGTCAGGATCGCATTGCTAATGCCATACTGGTGGACTCAATTCTTACTATCATTCAGAATTATTATGTCGACCCTGATCGAGCATTGGATAATCAGAGTTTGATCGAAGGTGCTTTATTAGAGCTTAACCACTATCGTGAGGTGAGCGTTAGCGATGTCGATGAGGGACATCGAAGAGTGCAGATAGGTAAGATGGTGACGGAGTTTTCTCTCGAATCAGACTACACCTTTCAGCGTTTGCTCGAAGATAGCATTCATCTTGCCTCCTTTATTGGCAAGTCTGATCTCGCCAAGAACGAGATGTTTGCATCCAGCCAATCCAGTAATATCGGAGCTTTTATCTATCTGAATGCTCTCCTGCATTCATTAGATCCACACAGTGGTTTGCTTGATCAGGAAGAGTATCGTGAACTTAAGCAAGGCACGGAAGGTTCTTTCGGTGGACTTGGAGTCGTGGTTGGGATTCAAAACGATGTTCTAACTGTTATCAAGCCCCTACCTCATAGCCCAGCGGAAAAAGCTGGTATCAACGGTCGGGATCAGATCACATTCATCAATGACAAAAGTACGTTTGGAACCAGTCTTCAAAATCTGGTCCATCATATGCGCGGTGCTCCAGGTACCGAAGTCCATTTATCGCTGCTTCGTGCCGGAGAAAATGCTCCTAGAAAAATCAAAATCCGGCGGGAAGTCATTCAAGTAGATTCTATAAACGCTGAAGTGCTAAAAGCGGGTGATTACCCCGTTCTTTATCTTACGGTGGATAGTTTTTCTTCCAGAACCTCTGAAGAGATCAAAGAAGCAATTAGTTTCTATTCGAGAGAGCAAGGGATCAAAGGAATTACTCTAGATTTGCGAGGCAATCCTGGAGGTCTTTTAGACCAAGCTGTGAAGGCTGCTGATTTATTTCTACACCGAGGGCGAATTGTGTCTACTTCGGGCCGAAGACCTGAAGTGGAAGTTGCATACGATGATAAGGATGAATTCGACCTTCCCGTGGTTATCCTTGTCGATGGAGAAACTGCATCGGCTAGCGAGATCCTTGCTGGGGCTCTTCAGGATAACAATCGTGCGATTGTAATTGGCCAACCAACGTTCGGCAAAGGGTCTGTCCAAACGGTATTCGAACTTCCATCGAATCAGGCTCTGAAGCTGACCATTGCACGCTACTACTCACCCAGCGGCAAAACAATTCAAAACATGGGCATCATGCCGGATGTTTGGGTGCAGCCTATTTTCGCTGCCGATCGCAACCTTAATCTGCTTGGGCCTGGACGCTATGCATCTGAAAGGTTTTTGGCAAATACCCTTTCAGGGGCTGGCTATCAAGAGGTTCCGACACCTCGTTACAAATTTTTCTACCAGCGTCAATCTATTTCCGGGGATTATGAAAAGCAGCTCGCCTTAGGGGTTTTTCATGAGCTTTTTGCCAAGAATGAGGTGCCGTTGACTGAAGAAAAACAGCGAGCCACCTACTGGCTTGCTAGCGCATCGGGTTACGTTAACCAAGAAAATCGGGTGCGTGAGGATGAAGTCGAGCGTTATCTCCAGACAAAGCATCGGGTAAATTGGGTTGATACGAGACATCCAGTAGTAGAACCTCTAGCAATTGTAACCAAGCTAAAAAGTGACTCTCTAGTTTCGGTACTTGAAGGACGTCCCCTCACTGTGGAATGGGAGGTTTCTAACTTAGGAGATCACGCAGTTGATCGCGTCTCGGTATTCCTACGCTCCGAAAACTTAGAGATTCCGACTCAGGAGCAACTACTGGGTACCCTGAAATCAGGACAAACTATTCGGGGTGAGATGATTTTGGACTTGGAGTTACCGGCTAATCCTTCTCCCTACAGTCTATTTCTTGGATCCTCCATCGAAGGCTGGCCAGTCATGAAGCAGCAAAAAGAGCTTCGTGTCCTAGTGAAAACGTCTCACAAGCCCCAGCTTTCGTTTGATATATCCCTAGTTGATGAGCAGGGTGGTCACGAAGATGGGATTCTAGAGCCCGGTGAAAAAGCAATTTTAGAAGTGTCATTACTGAACGAGTCAGATATCGAAGCCCATGACGTCAAGGCTAGTCTGGCGAATCTATCGGGTAAGCAAGTTGAAATTCCAGAAAAAGTTAGCGAGACCATCCAAACTTTAGGCACAGGGAAAAACGTCGTTGTTAGGTTTCCTATCTCCGTGTCTGAAGAACTGATTTCAAATGATCTCCACTTTGGCTTGACCATTGATGCTGAAGAATACTTGGTACCATTGAAGAGGGATCATTTGCTAAAGGCGATACCAAAGAGACGATAA
- a CDS encoding tetratricopeptide repeat protein, translating into MTRPQKRPKKLLVSSKAAKPLAQDPTFCILSIFLFLLIAFAWTAQASPVDTSIERLRSLEKDIWTSHDRDIHDLQFQVTQLIQLQPDSAFAHYLLGQLYIRQFVKSPYEMHLLRQAAELGQQAIDLKPDRDFGYVVASQVLDMMGYTSNASKLINPERNTKISNTWRTLFLQAKFNAAQNSYKKSLAILKESLSREDTQSEIIIPHALAIIESNLEGRELLKELRVWNNDFSNETVSLNLAIALSQQKKYEEAHKIYGKMIKTNPKALEARINDGIILYQHLDRRQDGKERLASILDHFSDRLTLEQKGIVKSHLARIFLRNRDFSEAESLFLSIIRESQEPLEWIALSHATYKEKKLYKEFSKLMRKVKEELPGSGPIYALHGEVLSEHLKKHSDAIDSYEGAILLEPSRSEFYNGLGLAYYRQKNMVKALNLFVQATQVDPNDATARYNEACVLAILGRPQEALGSLKEAITLDPRLQNTAQQDSDFKSIRDSDQFRALIGSGHNISEVTRPQQTAQQP; encoded by the coding sequence ATGACGAGACCACAAAAACGGCCAAAGAAATTACTTGTAAGCAGCAAAGCGGCCAAGCCCCTCGCTCAAGATCCTACGTTCTGCATTCTCTCTATCTTCCTGTTCCTCCTGATAGCATTCGCTTGGACAGCGCAAGCCAGCCCTGTTGATACCTCGATCGAAAGGCTTCGAAGCCTTGAAAAGGACATCTGGACCAGCCACGATCGCGACATTCATGATCTTCAATTCCAAGTGACTCAACTGATTCAGCTCCAACCAGACTCTGCATTTGCACACTATCTGTTAGGGCAGCTGTACATCCGACAATTCGTTAAATCACCCTACGAAATGCATCTACTTCGCCAAGCAGCCGAGCTAGGACAGCAGGCGATAGACCTGAAGCCTGATCGTGATTTCGGCTATGTAGTGGCCAGTCAGGTGCTTGATATGATGGGTTACACAAGCAACGCTAGCAAGCTTATCAATCCAGAGCGGAACACAAAGATTTCGAATACCTGGAGAACCTTATTCCTCCAAGCAAAATTTAATGCCGCGCAAAACAGCTATAAGAAATCCTTGGCCATTCTCAAGGAATCTTTGAGCCGTGAGGACACTCAGTCTGAGATAATTATTCCTCATGCTCTCGCTATCATCGAGTCTAATCTTGAAGGTCGTGAATTACTGAAAGAGCTTCGCGTTTGGAATAATGACTTCAGCAATGAAACAGTCTCTTTGAACCTGGCCATTGCGTTAAGCCAACAAAAAAAATATGAAGAAGCTCATAAGATTTACGGGAAGATGATAAAGACGAATCCCAAGGCCTTAGAGGCTAGGATCAATGACGGGATCATACTCTACCAGCATCTCGATCGACGACAGGATGGCAAGGAGCGCTTAGCCTCGATTCTCGATCATTTTTCCGATCGACTGACCCTAGAACAAAAGGGAATCGTGAAAAGCCACCTCGCTCGAATTTTTCTCAGGAACCGTGATTTCAGCGAAGCCGAGTCTTTGTTTTTATCGATCATTCGTGAGAGTCAGGAACCTCTAGAATGGATCGCACTTAGCCATGCGACTTATAAAGAAAAGAAACTCTATAAAGAGTTTTCTAAGCTGATGCGCAAGGTGAAAGAAGAGCTTCCCGGGTCGGGTCCAATTTATGCCCTCCATGGTGAAGTACTTTCCGAACATTTAAAAAAACACAGTGATGCCATAGATTCTTACGAAGGCGCAATTTTACTCGAACCAAGTCGCAGTGAATTCTACAATGGCCTTGGACTAGCCTACTACAGACAAAAGAATATGGTGAAGGCGTTAAATCTATTCGTCCAGGCAACTCAGGTTGACCCGAATGATGCCACTGCTCGTTATAATGAAGCCTGCGTCTTAGCAATTCTAGGACGCCCCCAAGAGGCGTTGGGGTCCCTTAAAGAAGCCATAACATTAGATCCACGGCTTCAGAACACAGCGCAACAGGATTCCGACTTCAAGAGCATTCGTGACTCAGATCAGTTTCGCGCCCTCATAGGTAGCGGACATAATATCAGTGAGGTCACCAGGCCTCAGCAAACAGCCCAACAACCCTAG
- a CDS encoding tetratricopeptide repeat protein has product MKISIVMADRKDLHLVELFKGYKEIELEVLLLNNHVGLPASLFDYPIKLFDPVDDMPQYFRGLSNQLKHCDIVVVVDPHYRSSFQSLSAACKLNKPLILLQTIDSCPFIDETSEDFRTTMQLMRAADFIFATNERVREYLLTEGVQTEKISVTHPEVSEQLRFDSRLRTKFRRYVQLDMNTTLLFTHSNHTERIASLLRALRFFLRRKPTQCKHIKLMIASEEDTDGLKYLASDLGIGSQLMFINQDTRPFFHDLCSAMDIAVDLDSMVQGWMSPWLREAAACDVLPILGSSGDSDYLENFGIVASDGSYLGLSEALEEAVGLFKYQGREAGKIAGQVRRHQGQKSHRELFLNVMSQVMKGYGMESRNVQVDYESQRILVEQNLSLGHRDSVLDGLSLMMSLAGQDFIKKSEAYRIKGDAHLRWGAVELAMEAYDIAVQLNDRNWEAYLGLGKVSLRSHTEEDALMFFKKVLAYKPNQAEALAGVGTVHRMLGMAEDSLYWFHRALCLDMTNEKLLFKLTQAALECEEWEEPIHILESMRDSFGERQCLVMALGRLYLNAGKIEEGKEMVARALESASLDKT; this is encoded by the coding sequence GTGAAGATCTCGATTGTCATGGCAGACCGCAAGGATCTGCATCTGGTAGAACTCTTTAAAGGATATAAGGAGATTGAACTAGAGGTTCTGCTCCTGAATAACCACGTGGGTCTACCAGCTAGCCTGTTCGACTATCCGATTAAGCTTTTTGATCCAGTCGATGATATGCCGCAGTATTTTAGAGGCCTATCTAATCAACTAAAACACTGCGACATTGTCGTCGTTGTCGATCCCCATTACCGTTCTTCATTTCAAAGTCTTAGTGCGGCATGTAAACTAAACAAGCCCTTGATCTTACTGCAAACCATAGACTCTTGTCCGTTTATCGATGAAACCTCAGAGGACTTTCGAACAACGATGCAGCTCATGCGTGCTGCTGATTTCATCTTCGCAACAAATGAAAGAGTCCGAGAGTACTTATTAACAGAGGGGGTTCAGACAGAGAAGATTTCTGTGACTCATCCTGAGGTGTCGGAGCAGCTGCGCTTTGACTCAAGACTGAGAACAAAGTTTCGGCGTTACGTTCAACTCGATATGAATACGACCCTACTTTTTACACATTCAAACCACACAGAAAGAATTGCGAGCTTACTTCGTGCTCTGCGATTCTTCTTGCGCCGCAAACCGACTCAATGCAAACACATCAAGCTGATGATTGCGTCAGAAGAAGATACGGACGGGCTGAAGTATTTGGCGTCCGACTTGGGCATCGGTAGTCAACTGATGTTTATAAACCAAGACACAAGGCCGTTCTTTCATGACCTTTGTTCAGCAATGGATATCGCTGTGGACCTCGATAGTATGGTGCAAGGCTGGATGAGTCCCTGGCTGAGAGAGGCTGCTGCCTGTGATGTTCTGCCGATTTTAGGCTCAAGCGGCGACTCAGACTATCTAGAAAATTTTGGAATCGTTGCAAGTGATGGCTCCTATCTGGGGCTCAGCGAAGCTCTTGAGGAGGCTGTTGGGCTGTTTAAGTATCAAGGTAGAGAAGCGGGCAAGATAGCGGGCCAGGTAAGGCGTCATCAAGGTCAGAAGAGTCACAGAGAGCTTTTTTTAAATGTTATGTCACAGGTGATGAAAGGTTACGGTATGGAGTCGAGAAATGTCCAGGTTGACTATGAGTCCCAAAGAATTCTGGTCGAGCAGAACCTGAGTCTGGGGCATAGGGATAGTGTCCTTGATGGCTTGAGTCTGATGATGAGCCTTGCGGGGCAAGACTTCATCAAGAAGAGTGAAGCCTATCGGATCAAAGGTGACGCTCACCTTCGGTGGGGAGCTGTTGAATTGGCTATGGAAGCTTATGACATTGCAGTTCAGTTGAACGATCGCAATTGGGAAGCGTATTTGGGGCTAGGTAAAGTTTCTCTACGATCTCATACCGAAGAAGACGCCTTGATGTTCTTTAAGAAAGTCTTGGCTTACAAGCCTAATCAGGCTGAGGCCCTGGCTGGTGTGGGAACAGTTCACCGCATGCTAGGAATGGCTGAAGATTCACTTTACTGGTTTCACCGGGCACTATGCCTAGATATGACCAATGAGAAACTCTTGTTTAAACTAACCCAGGCAGCGCTAGAATGCGAAGAGTGGGAAGAGCCGATTCATATACTAGAGTCCATGAGAGACAGTTTTGGAGAGCGCCAGTGCCTGGTTATGGCATTAGGTCGTTTGTATCTGAATGCTGGTAAAATTGAAGAAGGAAAAGAAATGGTGGCCCGCGCTTTGGAATCGGCGAGCCTCGATAAAACTTAG